The genomic window TCGACCGGTTCTCGCTGTAAGTCTAATCCTGCGAAACCCTGTGCACGCCGCATCCGAGGTAACCGTACCTTACAACAGAAGTTGTACCGTACTAACTCATTGAAAAATTTTCGCCCAGATAGATGCGCCTCACCTCCGGGTCGCTCCCCAACTCACCCGGCGTTCCCGTGCGAAAGATCCTGCCCTCATTGATAATGTAGGCACGGTCCGTCACCGACAACGTCTCCCTCACGTTGTGGTCTGTAATCAGCACGCCAATCCCGCTCTTCTTCAACCCGAAGATAATCTCCTGCAAGTCCAGCACGGCAATCGGGTCGATTCCCGAGAACGGCTCGTCCAGCAGAATAAACGCCGGCTCAATCGCGAGACATCGTGCGATCTCCACCCGCCTGCGCTCGCCACCGCTCAGCGCATAGCCTCGTGTCTTGCGAACGTTCCCCAGGTTCAACTGCTCGATCAACTTCTCGGTGCGCATCCGACGGCTCTCCCAACTCAACTGCTGCGCCTCGAGCACCGCCAGAATATTGTCCTGCACCGTCAGCTTGCGAAAGATCGAGGGCTCCTGCGGCAGATAACTGATGCCGTGGTTCCTCGCCCGCAGATACATCGGCAAACGGCTGATGTCCTCGCCGTTCATCAACACTCGTCCCGCATCAGGACGCACCAGCCCGACAATCATGTAGAAGCTGGTCGTCTTGCCTGCGCCGTTCGGCCCCAGCAGACCCACCACCTCGCCCTGCTCGATCTGTAGGCTCACGCCACGCACTACCTGGCGTCCGCCATACGACTTGCCGATCTCCTCCGTCGATAACGTCTTCATCGATCCTTTTTCACCCGCGTCTCTGTACGCACCCTCTGTTTGCCTTCCACTCCGCCGGAAACTCCATTAGAAACCATGACGCTCTCATCTCCCGTATGGAATCGCAGCGATGTCCCTGTCACGGTCCCCTGGATGTCGTCAACAAGCTGTGGCAGAACCGCGGCCGTGCCTGTCATCACAAACATTCCATCGCTCGCCGTATAGACTGCGCGCTCACCCGTCGCTCGCCGTCCCGGCTGATCGATCTGGATATGCCCGGTCGCCACAATCCGTTCCACCCCGCCGCCCATAAACCCACTCGGCGCCGACGCCAGCGCATGAGCAGAGGCTGTCTTCTTCACATTCGCA from Granulicella sp. L56 includes these protein-coding regions:
- the lptB gene encoding LPS export ABC transporter ATP-binding protein, giving the protein MKTLSTEEIGKSYGGRQVVRGVSLQIEQGEVVGLLGPNGAGKTTSFYMIVGLVRPDAGRVLMNGEDISRLPMYLRARNHGISYLPQEPSIFRKLTVQDNILAVLEAQQLSWESRRMRTEKLIEQLNLGNVRKTRGYALSGGERRRVEIARCLAIEPAFILLDEPFSGIDPIAVLDLQEIIFGLKKSGIGVLITDHNVRETLSVTDRAYIINEGRIFRTGTPGELGSDPEVRRIYLGENFSMS